The Brevibacillus brevis genome contains a region encoding:
- the pepF gene encoding oligoendopeptidase F: MDDLTISSYMNNEGVITVNKSKTLPKRSDVPAEYKWRLEDMYPTDNDWEADVQKVKQLTEKIAAMKGSLATSGKQLLAVLTLQDELLKTLDQVYVYARMRRDEDNANSKYQGLTDRATSLSTQVYGSISYIQPEILAIPTEDLQSWIKEVEGLEHYRILLEEITRFKPHTLSSEEEALLANMSELASSPSKIFGMLNNADMKFPMITDENGEEVELTKGRYTQFMESKDRRVRKEAFEALYSTYGKFRNTIAASLTSAIKGDVFYARTRKYPSALYAALFADNVELPVYDNLIATIHEHLPLMHRYIALRKKLLGVDELHMYDLYVPIVPETDMKIPYDQAVSTIKEALHPLGEEYGRILDEGFSNGWIDVHENEGKTSGAYSWGAYTSHPFVLMNYQDNVNNMFTLAHEMGHALHSYYSNHAQPYTYADYKIFVAEVASTLNEALLMNHLLETTTDKKQRMYLINHYLEQFRGTVFRQTMFAEFEKIVHAKEEQGEPLTAESLSTIYRELNVAYHGPDMVVDSEVDLEWARIPHFYRGFYVYKYATGFSAATSLSKQILEEGQPAVDRYLQFLKGGSSDYPLNLLKGAGVDMTSPTPIAEALSVFKELLEELEQLVTQN, from the coding sequence ATGGATGATTTGACCATTTCATCTTACATGAATAACGAGGGAGTGATCACGGTGAATAAAAGCAAAACACTGCCGAAACGCAGTGACGTCCCCGCAGAATACAAATGGCGTCTCGAGGACATGTATCCCACTGATAATGATTGGGAAGCGGACGTACAAAAAGTAAAACAGCTCACAGAAAAAATCGCAGCAATGAAAGGCTCTCTAGCTACTTCCGGTAAACAGTTGCTGGCCGTGTTGACTCTGCAAGATGAATTGTTGAAGACGCTTGATCAAGTGTACGTCTATGCACGTATGCGTCGAGATGAAGACAATGCGAACAGCAAGTATCAAGGTCTGACTGACAGGGCGACCAGCCTGAGCACGCAAGTATACGGTTCCATTTCGTACATACAGCCAGAGATTTTGGCCATTCCCACGGAAGACTTGCAATCGTGGATAAAAGAAGTAGAAGGTCTTGAACACTACCGCATTTTGTTGGAAGAGATTACCCGCTTTAAGCCACATACGCTATCTTCCGAGGAAGAAGCATTGCTGGCAAACATGAGCGAGCTTGCGTCTTCTCCTTCCAAAATTTTTGGAATGCTCAACAACGCGGACATGAAATTTCCGATGATCACGGATGAAAACGGTGAGGAAGTCGAGCTGACCAAGGGACGCTATACGCAGTTCATGGAAAGCAAAGACCGACGCGTGCGAAAAGAAGCATTCGAAGCGCTGTACAGTACGTATGGCAAGTTCCGCAATACGATTGCTGCCTCGTTGACATCTGCGATTAAAGGGGATGTTTTCTACGCACGGACGAGAAAATATCCGTCTGCCCTGTACGCAGCTTTGTTTGCCGATAATGTGGAGCTTCCTGTTTACGATAACCTGATTGCAACGATCCATGAGCATCTTCCGCTCATGCACCGATACATTGCCTTGCGCAAAAAATTATTGGGTGTTGATGAATTGCACATGTACGATTTGTATGTGCCGATCGTACCTGAGACGGACATGAAAATCCCGTATGATCAGGCTGTCTCAACGATTAAAGAAGCACTACATCCACTGGGCGAAGAGTACGGTCGCATTTTGGATGAGGGCTTTTCCAACGGTTGGATCGATGTGCATGAAAATGAAGGGAAGACAAGCGGAGCCTATTCATGGGGCGCTTATACGTCACACCCGTTTGTGCTCATGAACTATCAGGACAATGTCAACAACATGTTTACACTGGCGCATGAGATGGGGCATGCTTTGCATAGCTACTATTCCAACCACGCACAGCCTTACACCTATGCTGATTACAAGATTTTCGTAGCAGAAGTGGCCTCCACACTGAACGAAGCACTTCTGATGAATCATTTGCTCGAGACGACGACAGACAAGAAACAGCGCATGTACTTGATTAATCATTATCTGGAGCAGTTCCGTGGTACGGTATTCCGTCAAACCATGTTTGCCGAGTTTGAGAAAATTGTGCATGCAAAAGAAGAGCAGGGAGAGCCGCTGACTGCCGAATCTCTCAGTACGATTTACCGTGAGCTCAATGTTGCCTATCACGGTCCAGATATGGTAGTAGACAGCGAAGTTGATTTGGAATGGGCGCGGATTCCTCATTTCTATCGCGGCTTCTATGTGTATAAGTACGCGACTGGCTTCTCGGCCGCGACGTCTCTTTCCAAGCAGATTTTGGAGGAAGGTCAGCCAGCTGTGGATCGCTATTTGCAGTTCCTCAAGGGTGGCAGCTCAGATTATCCGCTCAATCTGCTCAAGGGAGCAGGCGTAGACATGACGTCGCCAACACCGATTGCGGAAGCATTGAGTGTTTTTAAGGAATTGCTCGAAGAACTGGAACAGCTGGTCACACAAAACTAA
- a CDS encoding UDP-glucose dehydrogenase family protein, which translates to MKVAVIGTGYVGLTTAVSLAMNGHQVTGIDLVASKVEKLRQGISPIYEPGLDEALKKVLDDGALAFYTDLTEAKDAEIFYICVGTPEAADGTADLTYLLGAVSDIEKVHSLAPQERIVVIKSTVPVGTGEKVAGMLAGCQGVSVASNPEFLREGSALLDALEPSRIVIGVDNPQAAARMEELYNGVMAPRVITTRANAELIKYASNAFLATRISFMNELARLSTALGTDIVTISRGMGLDSRIGPQFLRAGVGYGGSCFPKDTIALLQLAAEHNIHLSILDKVREVNATQPAWFLEQLCLQLPDLKGKEIAVLGLTFKPDTDDIREAPSLKLIEALLQRGASVKAFDPIGVPSVSKQFPQVTYTQSAAEACEGAHAALLVTEWEQCVQLDWKQVHQSMTQPLLVDGRNAWPNQEVKEAGFHYIGVGRS; encoded by the coding sequence ATGAAAGTTGCCGTTATTGGGACCGGTTACGTAGGTTTGACGACTGCTGTCTCCCTTGCCATGAACGGTCATCAGGTAACTGGTATTGACCTCGTTGCATCCAAAGTAGAAAAATTGCGCCAAGGGATCTCGCCGATTTACGAGCCGGGCTTAGATGAGGCATTGAAAAAAGTACTGGATGATGGCGCGCTTGCTTTTTATACGGATCTGACAGAGGCAAAGGACGCAGAGATCTTTTATATTTGTGTAGGGACACCTGAAGCAGCAGACGGCACAGCCGATTTAACGTATTTACTCGGGGCTGTTTCAGACATTGAAAAGGTCCATTCGCTCGCACCGCAAGAACGCATCGTGGTAATCAAGAGTACCGTACCAGTCGGAACTGGCGAAAAAGTCGCGGGGATGCTGGCTGGCTGCCAAGGAGTATCTGTTGCGTCCAACCCGGAGTTTTTACGGGAAGGGAGTGCATTATTGGACGCATTGGAGCCTTCGCGAATCGTCATTGGCGTAGATAATCCTCAGGCAGCGGCGCGCATGGAGGAGCTGTACAATGGCGTGATGGCACCGCGAGTAATCACCACCAGAGCAAACGCAGAGCTGATCAAATACGCTTCGAATGCATTTTTGGCCACCCGAATTTCCTTCATGAATGAGCTAGCACGGTTAAGTACCGCGCTCGGGACGGATATCGTGACGATCTCGCGGGGAATGGGACTGGACAGCCGAATCGGTCCGCAATTTTTACGGGCAGGAGTAGGATATGGCGGCTCCTGTTTTCCGAAGGATACGATTGCGTTATTGCAGCTCGCAGCTGAGCACAATATTCACTTAAGCATTTTGGATAAAGTGCGAGAGGTGAATGCTACGCAGCCTGCCTGGTTTTTGGAGCAGTTGTGCTTGCAACTCCCTGATCTAAAAGGCAAAGAAATTGCCGTTTTGGGGTTGACGTTTAAACCGGATACGGATGACATCCGCGAAGCGCCATCGCTCAAATTGATAGAAGCACTCCTGCAAAGAGGTGCTTCCGTGAAGGCGTTCGATCCGATTGGAGTACCTAGTGTCAGCAAGCAGTTTCCGCAGGTCACATACACGCAATCCGCGGCAGAAGCATGCGAGGGAGCACACGCCGCATTATTGGTCACAGAATGGGAACAGTGTGTCCAACTGGATTGGAAACAGGTTCATCAAAGCATGACGCAGCCGCTCTTGGTAGACGGACGAAATGCCTGGCCGAACCAGGAGGTGAAGGAAGCAGGCTTTCACTATATCGGAGTAGGGAGAAGCTGA
- a CDS encoding glycosyltransferase: MHRVLVYRRKFLPKSETFIYEQLLGHQVVKPVVLTRQRAFNRKQFPYSPVYVRKHMAGLSTWLRRKKIKCLHARFGPAGLELLPYAQKSKLPLITSFHGFDATKRVKENPVYRRSLTRLFRKGQAFTVVSNHMRKRLIRLGCPPSKITLIRSGIDLRKFPMLPQQPVENGEYRLLSVGRLTEKKGMDTLIKAFTQVHKKHPKAKLIIVGDGEEKKKLKRLIKKNRLGTQVVLKGALPHREVQRELAKCHLFILACKTARNGNQEGIPNVIMEAMASGRPVISTYHAGIPELVENKRTGYLVPEKSPTALGKMINRVLTESHEWAQITTEARLKVEKNHDIHKQRMRLEELYLRVSKK; this comes from the coding sequence ATGCATCGGGTCCTCGTTTATCGCAGAAAGTTTCTTCCCAAGAGTGAAACATTTATTTATGAGCAATTGCTTGGACATCAAGTGGTCAAACCCGTGGTGTTGACCCGACAGCGAGCCTTTAACCGAAAACAATTTCCTTATTCGCCGGTCTATGTGCGCAAGCATATGGCCGGCCTCTCCACTTGGCTGCGACGAAAAAAAATTAAATGCCTGCATGCCCGTTTTGGTCCTGCTGGATTAGAATTGCTTCCTTATGCACAAAAAAGCAAGCTTCCCCTGATCACTTCCTTTCACGGCTTTGATGCGACCAAGCGCGTAAAAGAAAATCCCGTGTACAGACGGTCCCTTACGCGTCTCTTTCGAAAGGGCCAGGCGTTTACAGTCGTCAGCAATCACATGAGAAAGCGATTGATTCGTCTGGGCTGTCCCCCGTCTAAAATTACCCTTATTCGTTCAGGAATTGATTTGCGCAAATTTCCGATGCTGCCGCAACAGCCTGTGGAAAATGGGGAGTACCGATTGCTAAGTGTAGGGAGACTGACTGAAAAAAAGGGGATGGATACGTTAATCAAGGCGTTTACCCAGGTGCATAAAAAACATCCCAAGGCGAAGCTAATCATCGTCGGCGATGGAGAAGAAAAAAAGAAGCTCAAACGACTGATCAAGAAAAACAGGTTAGGCACACAAGTCGTGCTCAAAGGTGCACTGCCACATCGTGAAGTCCAGCGTGAACTGGCCAAGTGCCATTTGTTTATCCTCGCATGCAAGACAGCGAGAAATGGCAATCAAGAGGGAATTCCCAATGTCATTATGGAAGCGATGGCTAGCGGACGCCCTGTCATTTCCACCTATCACGCGGGGATTCCTGAGCTGGTCGAAAACAAAAGGACCGGATATCTTGTCCCGGAGAAATCGCCGACTGCACTCGGGAAAATGATCAACCGTGTTCTAACAGAAAGTCATGAATGGGCACAGATCACGACGGAGGCTCGACTGAAAGTAGAAAAAAACCATGATATCCATAAGCAGCGGATGAGGCTAGAAGAGCTCTATTTGCGTGTCTCGAAAAAATGA